The following proteins are co-located in the Flammeovirga kamogawensis genome:
- a CDS encoding BamA/TamA family outer membrane protein, with protein MNRNHIKIYRSSIVLFVLKAIVSVFLFCNPIASQAQNDLLLTGLNSYKTDTIGYVTINEIHLIGNKKTKKQIIYRELDIREGSLVPKKNIENYITSERNKVFNTQLFESVDVLVTQVDDDVINIDFIMVERWYTWPVPLLELADRSFNEWWNNRNHDLSRIQYGLDFKQRNMRGRNETLDLLVKLGFSRQFTVGYSFPYIDKKQKTSLSFKGTFLEETTVAYKTEENKFVEVENDTEVLRRSWNGVINFGKRYGFYDHHNFSFQFTNDQVADTVAMLNPDFFLDGRTELKYFTLSYTYTRDKRDITSYPLDGYYLKFSLEKIGLGVFDDINSVNVAWTVNKFLPLGNTKRFFYFGGFAGKIGFPELVPYNNMRAIGYGSLMVRGYDNYVIEGQNVGVLKNEMKWRALSTKLKFDSIIKSKHVKQVPIDILFKVYLDAGYSYFPEVDPSNAEFTNTPLVGYGFGLDLVTFYSSVLKFEYSFNRHGKGGGFYFYYSMDL; from the coding sequence GTGAATAGAAACCATATAAAAATATATAGATCATCTATTGTTTTATTTGTTTTGAAAGCTATTGTTTCTGTCTTTTTATTTTGTAACCCAATTGCTTCGCAAGCTCAGAACGACTTGTTACTCACAGGGTTAAATAGTTATAAAACAGATACAATTGGCTATGTTACAATAAATGAAATCCATTTAATAGGTAATAAAAAAACTAAGAAACAAATCATATACCGCGAATTAGATATTCGTGAAGGGAGCTTAGTGCCCAAAAAAAATATTGAAAATTATATTACTAGCGAGAGAAATAAGGTATTTAATACACAACTTTTTGAAAGTGTTGATGTATTGGTCACTCAAGTAGACGATGACGTTATTAATATAGATTTTATTATGGTGGAACGCTGGTATACTTGGCCAGTGCCATTATTAGAATTAGCAGATAGAAGTTTTAATGAATGGTGGAATAACAGAAATCACGATTTATCACGTATTCAATATGGATTAGATTTTAAGCAGAGGAACATGAGGGGTAGGAACGAAACTTTAGACCTTTTGGTAAAGTTAGGTTTCTCTCGTCAATTTACTGTAGGTTATTCTTTTCCTTATATCGATAAAAAGCAGAAAACAAGTTTATCTTTTAAAGGTACATTTTTAGAAGAAACAACAGTAGCTTACAAAACAGAAGAAAATAAATTTGTTGAGGTTGAAAATGATACCGAAGTTTTAAGAAGATCTTGGAATGGCGTTATCAATTTTGGTAAAAGATATGGCTTCTATGATCATCATAATTTCTCTTTTCAATTTACTAATGATCAAGTAGCAGATACTGTTGCAATGCTAAATCCAGATTTCTTTTTAGATGGTCGAACGGAGTTAAAGTATTTTACACTGAGTTATACATACACAAGAGATAAAAGAGATATAACAAGCTATCCTTTGGATGGATATTATTTAAAATTCTCCTTAGAAAAAATAGGGTTAGGTGTTTTTGATGATATTAATAGTGTAAATGTAGCATGGACTGTCAATAAGTTTCTGCCATTAGGGAATACAAAACGTTTCTTCTACTTTGGTGGTTTTGCAGGAAAAATTGGTTTTCCAGAGCTAGTTCCATATAATAATATGCGAGCTATTGGGTACGGTAGTTTGATGGTAAGAGGATATGATAACTATGTAATTGAAGGGCAGAATGTAGGTGTGCTTAAAAATGAAATGAAATGGCGAGCATTGTCTACTAAACTTAAATTTGATTCAATTATTAAATCGAAGCATGTAAAGCAAGTACCAATAGATATTCTTTTTAAAGTATATCTGGACGCTGGTTATTCTTATTTCCCGGAGGTTGATCCTTCAAATGCAGAATTTACAAATACACCTTTAGTTGGGTATGGCTTTGGATTAGATTTAGTAACTTTTTACAGCTCAGTATTAAAATTTGAGTACTCGTTTAACAGACACGGTAAAGGTGGAGGGTTTTACTTTTATTATTCTATGGATCTCTAA
- a CDS encoding ArsR/SmtB family transcription factor, with translation MSIEYDKIEKAAFILKTIAHPVRLRILELLDCNNRLSVSEICDQLDCEQSLTSHHLSNMKLKGILTSKREGKNIYYSLKEKAVMNIMSCLEECQCNMG, from the coding sequence TCTATAGAATACGATAAAATTGAAAAGGCAGCTTTTATTCTAAAAACAATTGCACATCCGGTTAGATTAAGAATTTTAGAATTACTGGATTGTAATAATAGATTATCTGTAAGCGAAATATGTGATCAGTTAGATTGTGAGCAATCTTTAACCTCTCATCATTTATCTAATATGAAACTTAAAGGAATTTTGACTTCTAAACGTGAGGGAAAGAATATCTATTATTCTTTAAAAGAAAAGGCTGTAATGAATATAATGTCTTGTCTAGAAGAATGTCAGTGTAATATGGGTTAG